One part of the Brevundimonas subvibrioides ATCC 15264 genome encodes these proteins:
- a CDS encoding cation diffusion facilitator family transporter yields the protein MAHPAHDHHDHDHGHAGHAHGHGHSHGHGGHSHGGHGHAHGPVDTGDWRYGVGLVINLAFVACEFGAGLFSGSTALLADAGHNLSDVLGLAMAGGAAVLARRAAGKQLTYGFGKATILAALANALLLIFACGAIAFEAVQRLSEPAPVQSGVVMIVAGIGFVINLATALLFMRDQHSDLNARGAYLHMLADAAVSIGVVISGGIILLTGWSILDPLVSIVIVAVILWGTWGLLKDSVGLAMDAAPAPASVDVAAVRAALAGLPGVTAVHDLHVWGLSTTQTALTAHLVHERGDPRALLQEAQTVARSRFGIGHTTLQLETDVMPDCPDC from the coding sequence ATGGCCCACCCCGCGCACGATCATCACGACCATGACCACGGTCACGCCGGGCACGCGCACGGCCATGGCCATTCGCACGGCCACGGCGGGCACAGCCACGGCGGACATGGCCATGCGCACGGCCCGGTGGACACCGGCGACTGGCGTTACGGAGTCGGGCTGGTCATCAACCTGGCCTTCGTGGCCTGCGAGTTCGGGGCCGGGCTGTTCAGCGGCTCCACGGCCCTGCTGGCCGACGCGGGGCACAATCTGTCGGACGTGCTGGGCCTGGCGATGGCGGGCGGCGCGGCCGTGCTGGCCCGGCGGGCGGCCGGGAAGCAACTGACCTATGGCTTCGGCAAGGCGACCATCCTGGCCGCCCTGGCCAATGCGCTGCTGCTGATCTTCGCCTGCGGGGCCATCGCCTTCGAGGCGGTGCAGAGACTGTCGGAGCCCGCGCCGGTGCAGTCGGGCGTGGTCATGATCGTGGCCGGCATCGGCTTCGTCATCAACCTGGCCACGGCGCTGCTGTTCATGCGCGACCAGCATTCGGACCTGAACGCGCGCGGGGCCTATTTGCACATGCTGGCCGATGCGGCCGTGTCGATCGGGGTGGTGATCTCGGGCGGGATCATCCTGCTGACCGGCTGGTCGATCCTGGATCCGCTGGTGTCCATCGTGATCGTGGCGGTGATCCTGTGGGGGACCTGGGGTCTGCTGAAGGATTCCGTCGGCCTGGCCATGGACGCGGCCCCGGCCCCGGCCTCGGTCGACGTGGCGGCCGTGCGCGCGGCGCTGGCCGGGCTGCCCGGCGTCACGGCCGTGCACGACCTTCACGTCTGGGGCCTGTCGACGACGCAGACGGCCCTGACCGCCCACCTCGTCCACGAACGCGGAGACCCGCGCGCCCTGCTTCAGGAAGCCCAGACCGTGGCGCGCAGCCGTTTCGGCATCGGCCACACGACCCTGCAGCTGGAAACCGACGTCATGCCGGACTGCCCGGACTGCTGA
- a CDS encoding SAM-dependent methyltransferase, with the protein MTQTEAGGTTDRRVTAARRIVAHVAEHLQADLSLRLWTGEVLPLGPNARDDIQIVVARPSAVRRLLLKPGLMTLFEMFGTGDVRVEGGSPLDAADRWDHGRAVHLASRLDKVLMAKEALPFLMGGSDAEATELPAWDSSGNDGIGADKAGRSDQDFIQFHYDVGNDFYALFLDPEMVYSSAYFTSHDATLDAAQEEKLHRICKKLRLQPGQKLLDVGCGWAGLSCWAAKHYGVTVHGVTLSQAQLDFGRAKVEREGLSDRITLELKDYRNVEGQYDAISQVEMFEHVGFANHERHFLEMKRLLKPGGLYFHQASVRRGGTDPIKPTDTTKVITRFIFPGGELDTIGMTVTNLGRLGFETLDVEDMREHFELTLKHWEDRLYARREEAYAMVGEARTRLWLIYFALFKKGFERGSVLVYQTVAQKRRPGPSGLPLDRASLYA; encoded by the coding sequence ATGACCCAGACAGAAGCCGGCGGCACGACCGACCGCCGCGTGACCGCCGCCCGCCGCATCGTCGCCCATGTCGCCGAACACCTGCAGGCGGACCTGTCCCTGCGCCTGTGGACCGGCGAGGTCCTGCCGCTGGGTCCCAATGCGCGCGACGACATCCAGATCGTGGTGGCGCGGCCGTCGGCCGTGCGTCGCCTGCTGCTAAAGCCCGGCCTGATGACGCTGTTCGAGATGTTCGGCACCGGCGACGTCCGGGTCGAGGGAGGCAGTCCTCTGGATGCCGCCGACCGCTGGGACCACGGGCGCGCCGTGCATCTGGCCTCGCGGCTGGATAAGGTGCTGATGGCCAAGGAGGCCCTGCCCTTCCTGATGGGGGGATCGGACGCCGAGGCGACCGAGCTGCCGGCCTGGGACAGCAGCGGCAACGACGGCATCGGGGCCGACAAGGCCGGACGCAGCGACCAGGACTTCATCCAGTTCCACTACGACGTGGGCAACGACTTCTATGCGCTCTTCCTGGACCCGGAGATGGTCTACTCCAGCGCCTACTTCACGAGCCACGACGCGACGCTGGATGCGGCCCAGGAAGAGAAGCTGCACCGCATCTGCAAGAAACTGCGGCTGCAGCCCGGACAGAAGCTGCTGGACGTCGGTTGCGGCTGGGCCGGCCTGTCCTGCTGGGCGGCCAAACACTATGGCGTGACGGTGCACGGCGTGACCCTGTCGCAGGCCCAGCTGGATTTCGGCCGCGCCAAGGTCGAACGCGAGGGTCTGTCGGACCGGATCACCCTTGAGCTCAAGGACTACCGCAACGTCGAGGGCCAGTATGACGCGATCAGTCAGGTCGAGATGTTCGAGCACGTCGGATTCGCCAACCACGAGCGCCACTTCCTGGAGATGAAACGCCTGCTGAAGCCCGGCGGCCTTTATTTCCACCAGGCCTCGGTCCGGCGCGGCGGCACGGACCCGATCAAGCCGACCGACACGACCAAGGTCATCACCCGCTTCATCTTCCCGGGCGGGGAACTGGACACCATCGGCATGACGGTGACCAACCTGGGCCGGCTCGGCTTCGAGACCCTGGATGTCGAGGACATGCGCGAGCATTTCGAACTGACGCTGAAACACTGGGAAGACCGGCTCTATGCCCGGCGCGAAGAGGCCTATGCCATGGTCGGCGAGGCCCGCACGCGGCTGTGGCTGATCTATTTCGCCCTGTTCAAGAAGGGCTTCGAGCGGGGGTCGGTGCTGGTCTACCAGACCGTCGCCCAGAAGCGCCGTCCGGGTCCGAGCGGCCTGCCGCTGGATCGGGCCAGCCTGTACGCCTGA
- a CDS encoding alpha/beta hydrolase, whose translation MLKTLLAAGFALLGLATAAPASAADPVYTVKPCPADWPTSGRSVECGTLTVDETRGDPATRRIDIAVARVRASDPYRDASGQTLPPVVVFHGGPGGSLVSGVGRRLGVYAAQPDRAGPLAAIDQDWIYFDQRGGGLGNPSMDCPGAQLTDAGPPTDEDAQKLIACLKGYADAGVDLSQYNAAVIAADVADVVKAMDLKQIDLFGGSYGPRIEAAVITHAPQVVRVAVMDSPWPPEGNWAVHTPEQVSTAVRTILGKCAAQAECNARHADLQTRFEANARAWLAGPQTDKDGVAFSVDDLAAFLMDTTYSATGVRNLPADLEKIIAGDLSPVAAIAEDRTYYFEGQHMTHLCKEEIPFESKAALAAGAAGDPVAEVSVSSLSRLFDVCAAIDVGAADPVENQPVRTTIPTLFIAAEIDPGCPPPLTRAAAAHYEGSQVMIVTNATHGVTGQNPCAARAARDFLRDPTKAVDQSCLPAADTPLVFTEN comes from the coding sequence ATGCTGAAGACTCTTCTCGCCGCCGGTTTCGCCCTGCTGGGTCTGGCCACCGCCGCTCCCGCCTCGGCGGCCGATCCGGTCTATACGGTCAAGCCGTGCCCGGCCGACTGGCCGACGAGCGGACGATCCGTCGAATGCGGCACGCTGACGGTCGATGAGACGCGGGGTGATCCGGCGACGCGACGCATCGATATCGCGGTCGCCCGCGTGCGGGCCTCCGATCCGTATCGCGATGCCAGCGGCCAGACCCTGCCGCCGGTTGTGGTCTTCCATGGCGGGCCGGGCGGGTCGCTGGTCTCGGGGGTGGGACGCCGGCTGGGCGTCTATGCGGCGCAGCCGGACCGGGCCGGCCCCCTGGCCGCGATCGATCAGGACTGGATCTATTTCGACCAGAGGGGCGGGGGGCTGGGCAATCCGTCGATGGACTGTCCGGGCGCGCAGCTGACCGACGCGGGTCCGCCGACGGATGAGGACGCACAGAAACTGATCGCCTGCCTCAAGGGCTATGCCGACGCCGGGGTGGACCTGTCGCAGTACAATGCCGCCGTGATCGCCGCCGATGTGGCCGACGTGGTCAAGGCGATGGACCTGAAGCAGATCGATCTGTTCGGTGGATCCTATGGCCCGCGCATCGAGGCCGCGGTCATCACCCATGCGCCGCAGGTCGTGCGGGTGGCCGTGATGGATTCGCCTTGGCCGCCCGAGGGCAACTGGGCCGTCCATACGCCGGAACAGGTTTCCACCGCCGTGCGGACCATCCTCGGCAAATGCGCGGCGCAGGCCGAGTGCAACGCCCGCCACGCGGACCTGCAGACCCGCTTCGAGGCCAATGCCCGCGCCTGGCTGGCCGGACCGCAGACGGACAAGGACGGCGTGGCCTTCTCGGTCGACGATCTGGCCGCCTTCCTGATGGACACCACCTATTCCGCCACCGGAGTCCGCAATCTGCCCGCAGATCTGGAGAAGATCATCGCCGGCGACCTGTCGCCGGTCGCGGCTATCGCCGAGGACAGGACCTATTATTTCGAAGGTCAGCACATGACCCACCTGTGCAAGGAGGAGATCCCGTTCGAATCCAAGGCCGCGCTCGCGGCCGGGGCGGCGGGCGATCCGGTGGCCGAGGTCTCGGTGTCCAGCCTGTCGCGCCTGTTCGACGTCTGCGCCGCCATCGACGTGGGGGCCGCCGATCCGGTGGAGAACCAGCCGGTGCGCACGACCATCCCGACCCTGTTCATCGCCGCCGAAATCGACCCCGGCTGCCCCCCGCCCCTGACCCGAGCGGCCGCCGCCCACTATGAGGGCAGCCAGGTCATGATCGTCACCAACGCCACCCACGGCGTGACCGGTCAGAACCCCTGCGCCGCCCGCGCCGCCCGCGACTTTCTGCGCGATCCGACCAAGGCCGTGGACCAGAGCTGCCTTCCCGCCGCCGACACGCCGCTGGTATTCACCGAGAACTAG